A region of Panicum virgatum strain AP13 chromosome 8N, P.virgatum_v5, whole genome shotgun sequence DNA encodes the following proteins:
- the LOC120686906 gene encoding non-lysosomal glucosylceramidase-like isoform X6, which yields MSGQHSTYHALYPRAWTVYDGEPDPELNIVCRQISPIIPHNYQQSSYPAAVFTFTVTNSGHTAADVTLLFTWANSVGGKSDITGYHSNSSMIEKDGVHGILLHHRTADGQPPITFAIAAQEKEDIHISECPYFVISGSSDGFTAKDMWNSVKEHGSFDHLDPIKTPMCSKPGSSIGAAIAASLKIAPKATQDVSFSLAWACPEVKFSSGKTYHRRYTKFYGTDVDAAASLARDAVLEHTSWERLIKEWQDPILQDTRFPAWYPVTLFNELYYLNAGGTIWTDGLPPIQSLTGIGGKKFSLDMLNDDDVNEMVQQNNTASDILNRMASVLERMHASIASNSAIGTTLLHGEENIGQFLYLEGIEYYMWNTYDVHFYASFSLVMLFPKLQLSVQRDFAAAVMMHDPEKLRILHDGKWAARKVLGAVPHDLGLYDPWFKVNAYTLYNTDRWKDLNPKFVLQVYRDVVATGDKSFARAVWPSVYMAMAYMEQFDKDKDGMIENEDFPDQTYDVWSMAGISAYCGGLWVAALQAASALAREVGDKASEKLFWDKYEKAKAVYSKLWNGSYFNYDDGDNKMSTSIQADQLAGQWYANACGLFPIVDKDKAQSALERIYSFNVMKFKDGTRGAMNGMWPDGTLDMSAMQSREIWPGVTYALAATMIQEGMVKQGFKTAEGIYHAAWSPEGLGYSFQTPEAWNNDDEYRSLCYMRPLAIWAMQWALSNPKLHNTPQTDIPQDSSPKTQISYARIAKLLQLPEDESSKSFVRVVYEIIWNRFRS from the exons ATGAGTGGACAACATTCTACTTATCATGCTCTTTACCCTAGGGCCTGGACAGTATATGATG gaGAACCTGATCCAGAGCTCAACATAGTATGCCGTCAGATATCTCCTATCATTCCACACAATTATCAACAGAGCAGCTATCCAGCTGCAGTATTCACTTTCACA GTAACCAATTCAGGACATACAGCTGCTGATGTGACTTTGCTTTTTACATGGGCT AACTCTGTTGGTGGAAAATCTGATATCACGGGATATCATTCCAACTCCAGTATGAT AGAAAAGGATGGCGTTCATGGCATACTGTTACATCACAG AACAGCAGATGGTCAACCACCTATAACTTTTGCGATAGCTGCACAGGAGAAAGAGGATATTCATATCTCTGAATGTCCTTACTTTGTAATATCTGGGAGCTCAGATGGATTCACAGCAAAAGATATGTGGAATTCTGTGAAAGAG CATGGATCTTTTGATCATCTTGATCCTATAAAAACTCCAATGTGCTCCAAGCCAGGATCGTCAATTGGGGCAGCTATTGCCGCTTCTCTTAAGATTGCTCCCAAGGCAACCCAGGATGTTTCATTTTCACTTGCATGGGCTTGTCCTGAAGTAAAGTTCTCCAGTGGGAAAACATATCATAG GCGTTACACCAAGTTTTATGGGACAGATGTTGATGCAGCAGCAAGCCTTGCTCGTGATGCCGTTCTTG AACATACTTCCTGGGAGAGGCTGATTAAGGAGTGGCAGGATCCTATTTTGCAAGACACGAGGTTCCCTGCATG GTATCCAGTTACACTTTTCAATGAGCTATATTATCTTAATGCTGGAGGAACTATATGGACAG ATGGATTGCCACCAATTCAAAGCTTGACAGGAATTGGTGGTAAAAAATTTTCTCTTGACATGTTGAACGATGATGATGTCAATGAGATGGTCCAACAGAATAATACTGCTTCTGACATTCTTAATAGAATGGCATCAGTACTTGAGAGGATGCATGCATCTATTGCGTCGAATTCTGCTATAGGAACAACTTTGCTTCATGGCGAAGAGAACATTGGCCAATTTCTGTACCTTGAGGGCATTGAGTATTACATGTGGAACACATATGATGTCCACTTTTATGCATCATTTTCACTTGTCATGTTGTTTCCAAAACTTCAACTTAGTGTTCAGAGAGACTTTGCTGCTGCTGTCATGATGCATGATCCTGAAAAGCTCAGGATCTTGCATGATGGGAAATGGGCTGCAAGAAAAGTTCTTGGTGCCGTTCCTCATGATCTTGGATTATATGACCCGTGGTTCAAAGTGAATGCATATACACTCTACAATACTGATCGCTGGAAGGATTTGAATCCAAAGTTTGTGCTGCAAGTTTATAGAGATGTTGTGGCCACAGGGGATAAATCCTTTGCCCGAGCTGTTTGGCCATCAGTTTATATGGCAATGGCATATATGGAGCAATTTGACAAGGATAAAGATGGGATGATTGAAAATGAGGATTTCCCAGATCAAACATATGATGTGTGGTCGATGGCTGGTATAAGTGCGTACTGCGGTGGTCTTTGGGTGGCTGCTCTTCAGGCTGCATCAGCCCTAGCACGGGAAGTTGGTGACAAAGCTTCTGAAAAGCTTTTTTGGGACAAATATGAGAAGGCCAAGGCTGTCTATAGCAAGTTATGGAATGGTTCTTACTTCAATTATGATGATGGTGACAACAAAATGAGCACATCTATCCAAGCAGATCAATTGGCTGGACAATG GTATGCCAACGCCTGTGGTCTCTTCCCAATTGTCGACAAGGATAAGGCACAAAGTGCATTAGAAAGGATATATTCTTTCAATGTGATGAAGTTTAAGGATGGTACAAGAGGAGCAATGAATGGGATGTGGCCAGATGGCACACTGGACATGTCTGCAATGCAGTCTAGGGAGATATGGCCAGGTGTGACATATGCATTAGCTGCGACTATGATTCAAGAAGGCATGGTAAAGCAGGGGTTTAAAACAGCTGAAGGGATCTATCATGCTGCCTGGTCTCCAGAAGGACTTGG ATACTCATTCCAAACTCCTGAAGCTTGGAACAATGACGACGAGTACCGGTCCCTGTGCTACATGCGCCCGCTTGCCATATGGGCTATGCAGTGGGCGCTGTCAAACCCGAAGCTCCACAATACTCCTCAGACAGATATACCCCAGGATTCTTCCCCCAAGACCCAGATCTCGTACGCACGAATCGCAAAGCTCCTGCAGTTGCCTGAGGATGAGTCGTCAAAGAGCTTCGTCCGAGTGGTGTATGAGATCATCTGGAACAGGTTTAGGTCCTGA
- the LOC120686906 gene encoding non-lysosomal glucosylceramidase-like isoform X2: protein MVENGLDEQPKGVSLNSPPAHVNGDEEKVYPGQLPVLTWKHKLTHVTHNLPSFRLTWKEMRQLAGIGLRLGRHILEETSKGRTSVIDPMKKRIANSGQGVPLGGIGAGSIGRSYTGNFQRWQLFPATCEDKPVLANQFSAFISRQDGRKYSTVLHPGKPDLPKGSDISGIRSWDWNMSGQHSTYHALYPRAWTVYDGEPDPELNIVCRQISPIIPHNYQQSSYPAAVFTFTVTNSGHTAADVTLLFTWANSVGGKSDITGYHSNSSMIEKDGVHGILLHHRTADGQPPITFAIAAQEKEDIHISECPYFVISGSSDGFTAKDMWNSVKEHGSFDHLDPIKTPMCSKPGSSIGAAIAASLKIAPKATQDVSFSLAWACPEVKFSSGKTYHRRYTKFYGTDVDAAASLARDAVLEHTSWERLIKEWQDPILQDTRFPAWYPVTLFNELYYLNAGGTIWTDGLPPIQSLTGIGGKKFSLDMLNDDDVNEMVQQNNTASDILNRMASVLERMHASIASNSAIGTTLLHGEENIGQFLYLEGIEYYMWNTYDVHFYASFSLVMLFPKLQLSVQRDFAAAVMMHDPEKLRILHDGKWAARKVLGAVPHDLGLYDPWFKVNAYTLYNTDRWKDLNPKFVLQVYRDVVATGDKSFARAVWPSVYMAMAYMEQFDKDKDGMIENEDFPDQTYDVWSMAGISAYCGGLWVAALQAASALAREVGDKASEKLFWDKYEKAKAVYSKLWNGSYFNYDDGDNKMSTSIQADQLAGQWYANACGLFPIVDKDKAQSALERIYSFNVMKFKDGTRGAMNGMWPDGTLDMSAMQSREIWPGVTYALAATMIQEGMVKQGFKTAEGIYHAAWSPEGLGYSFQTPEAWNNDDEYRSLCYMRPLAIWAMQWALSNPKLHNTPQTDIPQDSSPKTQISYARIAKLLQLPEDESSKSFVRVVYEIIWNRFRS, encoded by the exons ATGGTAGAGAATGGTCTGGATGAGCAACCAAAAGGGGTGTCTCTGAATAGTCCACCTGCTCATGTGAATGGTGATGAG GAAAAGGTTTATCCTGGACAGCTTCCAGTGTTGACCTGGAAACACAAGCTAACTCATGTTACACATAATTTGCCATCATTCAGACTTACATGGAAAGAGATGAGACAGCTG GCTGGTATTGGTCTTCGTCTTGGTCGACATATCCTTGAAGAAACTTCAAAAGGACGA ACTTCTGTTATTGATCCTATGAAAAAGCGAATCGCAAACTCCGGTCAGGGTGTTCCACTTGGTGGCATTGG TGCAGGAAGTATTGGAAGAAGTTACACAGGTAACTTCCAACGTTGGCAATTGTTTCCTGCAACTTGTGAGGATAAACCTGTACTGGCAAACCAATTTTCA GCCTTCATTTCCCGCCAAGATGGTAGAAAATATTCCACAGTGTTGCATCCTGGGAAACCAGATTTACCAAA AGGAAGTGACATTTCAGGAATTAGATCCTGGGACTGGAATATGAGTGGACAACATTCTACTTATCATGCTCTTTACCCTAGGGCCTGGACAGTATATGATG gaGAACCTGATCCAGAGCTCAACATAGTATGCCGTCAGATATCTCCTATCATTCCACACAATTATCAACAGAGCAGCTATCCAGCTGCAGTATTCACTTTCACA GTAACCAATTCAGGACATACAGCTGCTGATGTGACTTTGCTTTTTACATGGGCT AACTCTGTTGGTGGAAAATCTGATATCACGGGATATCATTCCAACTCCAGTATGAT AGAAAAGGATGGCGTTCATGGCATACTGTTACATCACAG AACAGCAGATGGTCAACCACCTATAACTTTTGCGATAGCTGCACAGGAGAAAGAGGATATTCATATCTCTGAATGTCCTTACTTTGTAATATCTGGGAGCTCAGATGGATTCACAGCAAAAGATATGTGGAATTCTGTGAAAGAG CATGGATCTTTTGATCATCTTGATCCTATAAAAACTCCAATGTGCTCCAAGCCAGGATCGTCAATTGGGGCAGCTATTGCCGCTTCTCTTAAGATTGCTCCCAAGGCAACCCAGGATGTTTCATTTTCACTTGCATGGGCTTGTCCTGAAGTAAAGTTCTCCAGTGGGAAAACATATCATAG GCGTTACACCAAGTTTTATGGGACAGATGTTGATGCAGCAGCAAGCCTTGCTCGTGATGCCGTTCTTG AACATACTTCCTGGGAGAGGCTGATTAAGGAGTGGCAGGATCCTATTTTGCAAGACACGAGGTTCCCTGCATG GTATCCAGTTACACTTTTCAATGAGCTATATTATCTTAATGCTGGAGGAACTATATGGACAG ATGGATTGCCACCAATTCAAAGCTTGACAGGAATTGGTGGTAAAAAATTTTCTCTTGACATGTTGAACGATGATGATGTCAATGAGATGGTCCAACAGAATAATACTGCTTCTGACATTCTTAATAGAATGGCATCAGTACTTGAGAGGATGCATGCATCTATTGCGTCGAATTCTGCTATAGGAACAACTTTGCTTCATGGCGAAGAGAACATTGGCCAATTTCTGTACCTTGAGGGCATTGAGTATTACATGTGGAACACATATGATGTCCACTTTTATGCATCATTTTCACTTGTCATGTTGTTTCCAAAACTTCAACTTAGTGTTCAGAGAGACTTTGCTGCTGCTGTCATGATGCATGATCCTGAAAAGCTCAGGATCTTGCATGATGGGAAATGGGCTGCAAGAAAAGTTCTTGGTGCCGTTCCTCATGATCTTGGATTATATGACCCGTGGTTCAAAGTGAATGCATATACACTCTACAATACTGATCGCTGGAAGGATTTGAATCCAAAGTTTGTGCTGCAAGTTTATAGAGATGTTGTGGCCACAGGGGATAAATCCTTTGCCCGAGCTGTTTGGCCATCAGTTTATATGGCAATGGCATATATGGAGCAATTTGACAAGGATAAAGATGGGATGATTGAAAATGAGGATTTCCCAGATCAAACATATGATGTGTGGTCGATGGCTGGTATAAGTGCGTACTGCGGTGGTCTTTGGGTGGCTGCTCTTCAGGCTGCATCAGCCCTAGCACGGGAAGTTGGTGACAAAGCTTCTGAAAAGCTTTTTTGGGACAAATATGAGAAGGCCAAGGCTGTCTATAGCAAGTTATGGAATGGTTCTTACTTCAATTATGATGATGGTGACAACAAAATGAGCACATCTATCCAAGCAGATCAATTGGCTGGACAATG GTATGCCAACGCCTGTGGTCTCTTCCCAATTGTCGACAAGGATAAGGCACAAAGTGCATTAGAAAGGATATATTCTTTCAATGTGATGAAGTTTAAGGATGGTACAAGAGGAGCAATGAATGGGATGTGGCCAGATGGCACACTGGACATGTCTGCAATGCAGTCTAGGGAGATATGGCCAGGTGTGACATATGCATTAGCTGCGACTATGATTCAAGAAGGCATGGTAAAGCAGGGGTTTAAAACAGCTGAAGGGATCTATCATGCTGCCTGGTCTCCAGAAGGACTTGG ATACTCATTCCAAACTCCTGAAGCTTGGAACAATGACGACGAGTACCGGTCCCTGTGCTACATGCGCCCGCTTGCCATATGGGCTATGCAGTGGGCGCTGTCAAACCCGAAGCTCCACAATACTCCTCAGACAGATATACCCCAGGATTCTTCCCCCAAGACCCAGATCTCGTACGCACGAATCGCAAAGCTCCTGCAGTTGCCTGAGGATGAGTCGTCAAAGAGCTTCGTCCGAGTGGTGTATGAGATCATCTGGAACAGGTTTAGGTCCTGA
- the LOC120686906 gene encoding non-lysosomal glucosylceramidase-like isoform X5 has product MVENIPQCCILGNQIYQRIRSWDWNMSGQHSTYHALYPRAWTVYDGEPDPELNIVCRQISPIIPHNYQQSSYPAAVFTFTVTNSGHTAADVTLLFTWANSVGGKSDITGYHSNSSMIEKDGVHGILLHHSRTADGQPPITFAIAAQEKEDIHISECPYFVISGSSDGFTAKDMWNSVKEHGSFDHLDPIKTPMCSKPGSSIGAAIAASLKIAPKATQDVSFSLAWACPEVKFSSGKTYHRRYTKFYGTDVDAAASLARDAVLEHTSWERLIKEWQDPILQDTRFPAWYPVTLFNELYYLNAGGTIWTDGLPPIQSLTGIGGKKFSLDMLNDDDVNEMVQQNNTASDILNRMASVLERMHASIASNSAIGTTLLHGEENIGQFLYLEGIEYYMWNTYDVHFYASFSLVMLFPKLQLSVQRDFAAAVMMHDPEKLRILHDGKWAARKVLGAVPHDLGLYDPWFKVNAYTLYNTDRWKDLNPKFVLQVYRDVVATGDKSFARAVWPSVYMAMAYMEQFDKDKDGMIENEDFPDQTYDVWSMAGISAYCGGLWVAALQAASALAREVGDKASEKLFWDKYEKAKAVYSKLWNGSYFNYDDGDNKMSTSIQADQLAGQWYANACGLFPIVDKDKAQSALERIYSFNVMKFKDGTRGAMNGMWPDGTLDMSAMQSREIWPGVTYALAATMIQEGMVKQGFKTAEGIYHAAWSPEGLGYSFQTPEAWNNDDEYRSLCYMRPLAIWAMQWALSNPKLHNTPQTDIPQDSSPKTQISYARIAKLLQLPEDESSKSFVRVVYEIIWNRFRS; this is encoded by the exons ATGGTAGAAAATATTCCACAGTGTTGCATCCTGGGAAACCAGATTTACCAAA GAATTAGATCCTGGGACTGGAATATGAGTGGACAACATTCTACTTATCATGCTCTTTACCCTAGGGCCTGGACAGTATATGATG gaGAACCTGATCCAGAGCTCAACATAGTATGCCGTCAGATATCTCCTATCATTCCACACAATTATCAACAGAGCAGCTATCCAGCTGCAGTATTCACTTTCACA GTAACCAATTCAGGACATACAGCTGCTGATGTGACTTTGCTTTTTACATGGGCT AACTCTGTTGGTGGAAAATCTGATATCACGGGATATCATTCCAACTCCAGTATGAT AGAAAAGGATGGCGTTCATGGCATACTGTTACATCACAG CAGAACAGCAGATGGTCAACCACCTATAACTTTTGCGATAGCTGCACAGGAGAAAGAGGATATTCATATCTCTGAATGTCCTTACTTTGTAATATCTGGGAGCTCAGATGGATTCACAGCAAAAGATATGTGGAATTCTGTGAAAGAG CATGGATCTTTTGATCATCTTGATCCTATAAAAACTCCAATGTGCTCCAAGCCAGGATCGTCAATTGGGGCAGCTATTGCCGCTTCTCTTAAGATTGCTCCCAAGGCAACCCAGGATGTTTCATTTTCACTTGCATGGGCTTGTCCTGAAGTAAAGTTCTCCAGTGGGAAAACATATCATAG GCGTTACACCAAGTTTTATGGGACAGATGTTGATGCAGCAGCAAGCCTTGCTCGTGATGCCGTTCTTG AACATACTTCCTGGGAGAGGCTGATTAAGGAGTGGCAGGATCCTATTTTGCAAGACACGAGGTTCCCTGCATG GTATCCAGTTACACTTTTCAATGAGCTATATTATCTTAATGCTGGAGGAACTATATGGACAG ATGGATTGCCACCAATTCAAAGCTTGACAGGAATTGGTGGTAAAAAATTTTCTCTTGACATGTTGAACGATGATGATGTCAATGAGATGGTCCAACAGAATAATACTGCTTCTGACATTCTTAATAGAATGGCATCAGTACTTGAGAGGATGCATGCATCTATTGCGTCGAATTCTGCTATAGGAACAACTTTGCTTCATGGCGAAGAGAACATTGGCCAATTTCTGTACCTTGAGGGCATTGAGTATTACATGTGGAACACATATGATGTCCACTTTTATGCATCATTTTCACTTGTCATGTTGTTTCCAAAACTTCAACTTAGTGTTCAGAGAGACTTTGCTGCTGCTGTCATGATGCATGATCCTGAAAAGCTCAGGATCTTGCATGATGGGAAATGGGCTGCAAGAAAAGTTCTTGGTGCCGTTCCTCATGATCTTGGATTATATGACCCGTGGTTCAAAGTGAATGCATATACACTCTACAATACTGATCGCTGGAAGGATTTGAATCCAAAGTTTGTGCTGCAAGTTTATAGAGATGTTGTGGCCACAGGGGATAAATCCTTTGCCCGAGCTGTTTGGCCATCAGTTTATATGGCAATGGCATATATGGAGCAATTTGACAAGGATAAAGATGGGATGATTGAAAATGAGGATTTCCCAGATCAAACATATGATGTGTGGTCGATGGCTGGTATAAGTGCGTACTGCGGTGGTCTTTGGGTGGCTGCTCTTCAGGCTGCATCAGCCCTAGCACGGGAAGTTGGTGACAAAGCTTCTGAAAAGCTTTTTTGGGACAAATATGAGAAGGCCAAGGCTGTCTATAGCAAGTTATGGAATGGTTCTTACTTCAATTATGATGATGGTGACAACAAAATGAGCACATCTATCCAAGCAGATCAATTGGCTGGACAATG GTATGCCAACGCCTGTGGTCTCTTCCCAATTGTCGACAAGGATAAGGCACAAAGTGCATTAGAAAGGATATATTCTTTCAATGTGATGAAGTTTAAGGATGGTACAAGAGGAGCAATGAATGGGATGTGGCCAGATGGCACACTGGACATGTCTGCAATGCAGTCTAGGGAGATATGGCCAGGTGTGACATATGCATTAGCTGCGACTATGATTCAAGAAGGCATGGTAAAGCAGGGGTTTAAAACAGCTGAAGGGATCTATCATGCTGCCTGGTCTCCAGAAGGACTTGG ATACTCATTCCAAACTCCTGAAGCTTGGAACAATGACGACGAGTACCGGTCCCTGTGCTACATGCGCCCGCTTGCCATATGGGCTATGCAGTGGGCGCTGTCAAACCCGAAGCTCCACAATACTCCTCAGACAGATATACCCCAGGATTCTTCCCCCAAGACCCAGATCTCGTACGCACGAATCGCAAAGCTCCTGCAGTTGCCTGAGGATGAGTCGTCAAAGAGCTTCGTCCGAGTGGTGTATGAGATCATCTGGAACAGGTTTAGGTCCTGA
- the LOC120686906 gene encoding non-lysosomal glucosylceramidase-like isoform X4: protein MVENIPQCCILGNQIYQNLFKCRGSDISGIRSWDWNMSGQHSTYHALYPRAWTVYDGEPDPELNIVCRQISPIIPHNYQQSSYPAAVFTFTVTNSGHTAADVTLLFTWANSVGGKSDITGYHSNSSMIEKDGVHGILLHHSRTADGQPPITFAIAAQEKEDIHISECPYFVISGSSDGFTAKDMWNSVKEHGSFDHLDPIKTPMCSKPGSSIGAAIAASLKIAPKATQDVSFSLAWACPEVKFSSGKTYHRRYTKFYGTDVDAAASLARDAVLEHTSWERLIKEWQDPILQDTRFPAWYPVTLFNELYYLNAGGTIWTDGLPPIQSLTGIGGKKFSLDMLNDDDVNEMVQQNNTASDILNRMASVLERMHASIASNSAIGTTLLHGEENIGQFLYLEGIEYYMWNTYDVHFYASFSLVMLFPKLQLSVQRDFAAAVMMHDPEKLRILHDGKWAARKVLGAVPHDLGLYDPWFKVNAYTLYNTDRWKDLNPKFVLQVYRDVVATGDKSFARAVWPSVYMAMAYMEQFDKDKDGMIENEDFPDQTYDVWSMAGISAYCGGLWVAALQAASALAREVGDKASEKLFWDKYEKAKAVYSKLWNGSYFNYDDGDNKMSTSIQADQLAGQWYANACGLFPIVDKDKAQSALERIYSFNVMKFKDGTRGAMNGMWPDGTLDMSAMQSREIWPGVTYALAATMIQEGMVKQGFKTAEGIYHAAWSPEGLGYSFQTPEAWNNDDEYRSLCYMRPLAIWAMQWALSNPKLHNTPQTDIPQDSSPKTQISYARIAKLLQLPEDESSKSFVRVVYEIIWNRFRS, encoded by the exons ATGGTAGAAAATATTCCACAGTGTTGCATCCTGGGAAACCAGATTTACCAAA ACCTTTTTAAATGCAGAGGAAGTGACATTTCAGGAATTAGATCCTGGGACTGGAATATGAGTGGACAACATTCTACTTATCATGCTCTTTACCCTAGGGCCTGGACAGTATATGATG gaGAACCTGATCCAGAGCTCAACATAGTATGCCGTCAGATATCTCCTATCATTCCACACAATTATCAACAGAGCAGCTATCCAGCTGCAGTATTCACTTTCACA GTAACCAATTCAGGACATACAGCTGCTGATGTGACTTTGCTTTTTACATGGGCT AACTCTGTTGGTGGAAAATCTGATATCACGGGATATCATTCCAACTCCAGTATGAT AGAAAAGGATGGCGTTCATGGCATACTGTTACATCACAG CAGAACAGCAGATGGTCAACCACCTATAACTTTTGCGATAGCTGCACAGGAGAAAGAGGATATTCATATCTCTGAATGTCCTTACTTTGTAATATCTGGGAGCTCAGATGGATTCACAGCAAAAGATATGTGGAATTCTGTGAAAGAG CATGGATCTTTTGATCATCTTGATCCTATAAAAACTCCAATGTGCTCCAAGCCAGGATCGTCAATTGGGGCAGCTATTGCCGCTTCTCTTAAGATTGCTCCCAAGGCAACCCAGGATGTTTCATTTTCACTTGCATGGGCTTGTCCTGAAGTAAAGTTCTCCAGTGGGAAAACATATCATAG GCGTTACACCAAGTTTTATGGGACAGATGTTGATGCAGCAGCAAGCCTTGCTCGTGATGCCGTTCTTG AACATACTTCCTGGGAGAGGCTGATTAAGGAGTGGCAGGATCCTATTTTGCAAGACACGAGGTTCCCTGCATG GTATCCAGTTACACTTTTCAATGAGCTATATTATCTTAATGCTGGAGGAACTATATGGACAG ATGGATTGCCACCAATTCAAAGCTTGACAGGAATTGGTGGTAAAAAATTTTCTCTTGACATGTTGAACGATGATGATGTCAATGAGATGGTCCAACAGAATAATACTGCTTCTGACATTCTTAATAGAATGGCATCAGTACTTGAGAGGATGCATGCATCTATTGCGTCGAATTCTGCTATAGGAACAACTTTGCTTCATGGCGAAGAGAACATTGGCCAATTTCTGTACCTTGAGGGCATTGAGTATTACATGTGGAACACATATGATGTCCACTTTTATGCATCATTTTCACTTGTCATGTTGTTTCCAAAACTTCAACTTAGTGTTCAGAGAGACTTTGCTGCTGCTGTCATGATGCATGATCCTGAAAAGCTCAGGATCTTGCATGATGGGAAATGGGCTGCAAGAAAAGTTCTTGGTGCCGTTCCTCATGATCTTGGATTATATGACCCGTGGTTCAAAGTGAATGCATATACACTCTACAATACTGATCGCTGGAAGGATTTGAATCCAAAGTTTGTGCTGCAAGTTTATAGAGATGTTGTGGCCACAGGGGATAAATCCTTTGCCCGAGCTGTTTGGCCATCAGTTTATATGGCAATGGCATATATGGAGCAATTTGACAAGGATAAAGATGGGATGATTGAAAATGAGGATTTCCCAGATCAAACATATGATGTGTGGTCGATGGCTGGTATAAGTGCGTACTGCGGTGGTCTTTGGGTGGCTGCTCTTCAGGCTGCATCAGCCCTAGCACGGGAAGTTGGTGACAAAGCTTCTGAAAAGCTTTTTTGGGACAAATATGAGAAGGCCAAGGCTGTCTATAGCAAGTTATGGAATGGTTCTTACTTCAATTATGATGATGGTGACAACAAAATGAGCACATCTATCCAAGCAGATCAATTGGCTGGACAATG GTATGCCAACGCCTGTGGTCTCTTCCCAATTGTCGACAAGGATAAGGCACAAAGTGCATTAGAAAGGATATATTCTTTCAATGTGATGAAGTTTAAGGATGGTACAAGAGGAGCAATGAATGGGATGTGGCCAGATGGCACACTGGACATGTCTGCAATGCAGTCTAGGGAGATATGGCCAGGTGTGACATATGCATTAGCTGCGACTATGATTCAAGAAGGCATGGTAAAGCAGGGGTTTAAAACAGCTGAAGGGATCTATCATGCTGCCTGGTCTCCAGAAGGACTTGG ATACTCATTCCAAACTCCTGAAGCTTGGAACAATGACGACGAGTACCGGTCCCTGTGCTACATGCGCCCGCTTGCCATATGGGCTATGCAGTGGGCGCTGTCAAACCCGAAGCTCCACAATACTCCTCAGACAGATATACCCCAGGATTCTTCCCCCAAGACCCAGATCTCGTACGCACGAATCGCAAAGCTCCTGCAGTTGCCTGAGGATGAGTCGTCAAAGAGCTTCGTCCGAGTGGTGTATGAGATCATCTGGAACAGGTTTAGGTCCTGA